Within Planococcus citri chromosome 2, ihPlaCitr1.1, whole genome shotgun sequence, the genomic segment AATATTAAGTAAAATTTACAATACTGCTCGTACATAATATTAGGTATGGTTATATAAGCAAGCTGTAACGTAGTACATCTTATTAATAGGAACAATGAGTGTTTCACAACAGCCATTTTTAAACCGGTACAAATGTGTTTAGGGTAAAACCAATTTCTTTCGCACAGATTCCAAGTCTTCATTTCTTCTATAGTAATAATGTAGAATTGATTTTCCGCATCTTTCCGGTATATTCTCAAGCGCGCCTTCATcttccagaaatttttaaatacgtacGTTTTCTTATGtataaatcattaaaataatcAACCCTGTAAATATTACAAGTAAATGAACATGAATTTACGCTTAAACGTTCACAAGCTCTTCGGaatgtatagaaaaaaaattataaaatctgcggctttcaaaaaaatactaccGAGATTCACGCGGTAACATTACCACATTCATAATGGTTTTCATCACTATTATGCGAatgtagaaaaaacaaaaacaaaaagggGTCGTAGAGTTACCTACGACTGTTCAGTCGGATTTTCCCgaaggtgaaaaattaaataatccgGAGAAAGGGGAAAGGGGTGCTTCGGAAAGTTGAATGAGGATCCACACAAATCAGACGAGCGGAAACGATACTCGAGAAGTCTCTCATGTACGAGGTCATTGACTTTATAGATTATTCTAttggtttttctaaaattaggGCATTTTTTTTAACTAGAAAATCcgactgaaaaacaaaatagtCCACAGTCCAACTGACAAAAATTGCTGCAGAAATCgaatttgactcaatttttaattctgtTGGCATTTCGCAGAGatgtattttggattttcaaagaTTGACCTTGAAACCTtccaaaatgagttgaattctaagagtttttaaaaaacttgaagcccaaaattgggtcatgatttttggaatttttgaaaaaataatttgaaaataatcaaaataggttaaataATGCCGCATGAAATTCAAATCCACTCGAATcatgattttgagatttttgaaaaattatgcaaccaatcaaaatgggttaaaattatacgagaaattcaaatgtttcgacgaaaatttattttgaagatttttgaagaattttgagcctcaaattGGGTTATGAATAatttggaaattgtaaaatcatatcaagtgacctatcaaaatggattaaaattatgCAAGAAATCCAAatactttgatgaaaatgtattttggggatttttgaagaattttgaggccCACATTGGGTCATGAATAATTTggtaattgtaaaaaaaatatcacgtaacctatcaaaatggattaaaattatgcaaaaaatccaaatactttgatgaaaatgtattttgaggatttttgaaaaattgtgagccTCAAATTGGGTCATGAATAATTTGGGAATTCTATAAACatatcatgtgacctatcaaaattggattaaaattaTGCAAGAAATCCAAATACTTcgatgaaaatgtattttggggattcttgaagaattttgagccccaaattGGGTCATGAACAATttgataattgtaaaaaaaatgtcatgtgacctatcaaaatggattaaaattttgcaagaaatccaaatactttgatgaaaatgtatttGGGGgattcttgaagaattttgagccccaaattGGGTTATGAACAATttgataattgtaaaaaaaatgtcatgtgacctatcaaaatggattaaaattttgcaagaaatccaaatactttgatgaaaatgtattttggggatttttgaagaattttgagccccaaattGGGTCATGAACAATTTGAtaattgtaataaaaatgtcatgtgacctatcaaaatggattaaaattatgCAAGAAATCCAAatactttgatgaaaatgtattttgaggatttttgaaaaattttgagcctcaaattGGGTCATGAATAATTTggtaattgtaaaaaaaatatcatgtgacctatcaaaatggattaaaattatgCAATAAATCCAAatactttgatgaaaatgtattttggggattcttgaagaattttgagcctcaaattgagttatgaataaTTTGGGAATTCTATAAACatatcatgtgacctatcaaaatggattaaaattatgCAAGAAATCCAAATActtcgatgaaaatttattttggggattcttgaagaattttgagccccaaattGGGTCATGAACAATttgataattgtaaaaaaaatgtcacgtgacctatcaaaatggattaaaattatgCAAGAAATCCAAATGctttgatgaaaatgtattttgaggagttttgaaaaattttgagcccaaaactgGATTATAATTTTCGGTATTTAGAAAATATCattcgaccaatcaaaatgggtcaaaattttacgataaattcaaatatttctatgGAAATgtatttgaaagatttttgaaaaaattcaagctcaaaattggatcatgattataaaatttttgaaaaaaaatcatgcgatcactcaaaacgggttaaatttttgtgagaaattcaagtatttcaataaaaaatgtatttttgaagaattttgagctcaaaattaaatcatgatttttgggatttaaaaatattcgtaaCCAATTCCAAATTACGATGAAAGtttacaagaaattcaaataagaTTTCTAGAcgattctattttcaaaattgagtcatgattttgaggattttcttgCAACCAATCAAAAAGTGtgtcaaaatttaacaaaaaattcaaatatttcgttgaaaatgtattttgaggatttttgaagaattttgaggtcaaaattgggtcatgattttcagaatttttgaaaaaggtacgTATGATGCAACTGATCAAAGTTTgttaaaatttcgacaaaataggtatcaaaaatttacGTCAAAACTTTCTtggagcagttttgaagaatttttaactCTGAATTGATCAtggttttaaacatttttgagtgatttttcatGCAATAACTCAAAGAGAAAATCCAGTATCGTTATCCgataataatattatatttccattatctcttgaaaatttcaaatttcagaaactcAGTACCAGAACTAATTTCACCCATTTTGACAAGTCACATGActcttctttcaaaaattttcgaaaatcataaTCTAATTAAGCTCGAAGTTTCTCAAAACTAATCCAAAAAAGCTTCAATGTAAATATTTGATTCTCCaagttttaattcattttgattggttgcattatacttttttcaaaaattctgaaaatcataacacaattttgaactcaaaatttttcaaaaatttgctcgaCATTGGACGAGCTGAAGTAAACATACTCGGATTGAGGAAAGTGTCTAGtatctaataaaaaaatttctgggccggaatcattttgaaaaatttggggtTGTCAGCCTCCATTCAAAATACGTCTCTTCTGCCATTTTTAATCCATATCTACAAAATGCCAACTGAATTTTTAGGATCACGAAAAACAAAGCCAGCTAGACACTTTTTGCGGATTCGACTGTAGACTAAAAGCAccatttaaatattaaaaaaaaatactcgtaaacgCCTTATAAATCGGCATGTTTCGTTGCAACAATTAATTTTCACGTCATTAGCTCAGACTAGGTAGTAATTATTATAAAGGTAATATTGAGAGAATATAGTTGAAAAAgagaggagaagaagaagaagtaaACACCACACACAACACACACAAAGGCGAAaataaaatcgttaaaaaacaaGCTATCACAATGCGCAAATCAAAGAATAAAAAGATCAATAAAACGATCAAAAATATTACAAGCTTAGTTACAGCTGAAATGGTATCTCCACCGGAGTATCCTCGTATCGTCGTGATGTTATATAAAAATATACACATATAAAAAGATAAATTCAACTTAACACGTTAATATGACTAGAAATTATGTTagatcatttttactaaaaaaaaaaaaaagaaaaagaaaaggatgGGACAGGGGGAGTAATGGGAGTATTAATCTCTTGGAAATGCCGTAAATTGTAGGTACAACTGGTGTTTAGAATGCATTATGTATTCTTATTGTCATCGCATTTTAGCTCGAAAGTTGTGTCTCCCTCGAGAATTGCTTATGCATTCTGCCAATTTAGGGATAAAGGAAGAGAGATGTGTAGGAGTGGAAAAGGCATCAGACTCGTACAGCTCGGGCACCGGTTCTGCTGGCGAAATACGATGTGAATTCGTCCTCGTCATCGGGCGATTCGTTACAATACTTGGCTGGAACGAATTCTTCGTAGTAGCCTGGATTAGTGATCACATTTGGCATTAGTTCTATTCGTTCTGGATCGTATTCTTCGTTATGATCTGTAATTAAAAGTTATCGATAATTTTCAACGCTCTGGAAACCAACTGTACGAGGGTAGATATGATGGTGAACTTACAAAATGCGGCGTGACTATCTCGATATAATACGCAGCACGTGCCTATGGTGAGAATTAGCAAGGTTGTCATTACGATAGCCACCGCAGCTAGCCAAGCTCTGGTGTCGAAAGTTTCAGCACCGTCGAGTAAGTGTCGGGCTAGTTCTGTAACATTTGAACGAGTATTTTGAgtgatctattttcaaaaatttgagatttattTCCAGATACTCGTAAGGGGGTATTTCTAACCTATTTCTTGTATATCGTGTCTTGTTTTGGCCAAAACTGTGGTAATTTCGCCAGCACCGAGTTCATTCGAGGCCCATATTTGGAACATATAAGTCGAATTTGGGTTCAGCTTATAAATATCCGTCTGAGTCTGTAAACAAACATATCGATATTCATCATCATGGTTCTGTATAGTCCGAATACAGTACGAAGAATGCAACAAACCGCAGTCGAAGATATGTAATGAGGATTGATATGCCATTCGTCATCGCTATCCGCCAATTTATAACGTATAGTTATATTCTTAATCGAATACCCTCCATCGTCTCTCACATGCCATCGCAAAACAGCCAAAACAGTCCTGGGTATCACCGTAACATTCTCCAAGGCAGCAGGAGGAGCTATAGAACACACATACATCTCAATATCCAATAAATTGATACAATAAATGAGGCGAAAACAACACGCACTTTTCACGTGGACCACATAAGtggataaaatttcatcgttgTCTTGTTCTAAACACATATATTCTCCGGaatcatttttctccaaattgactaagaacaAATCGCCATTGTCTAAAACACTCCAACTATTTTTACCCTTTCGGACCCATCTGACGATATCTCCTTCTTCACGAGCTGCAGATTCACAAGGCAGTGTTAAATTAGTCTTGAAATTCGCGATTACTTCTGTCTTCGAAGGCGGTTCTCGTTTTTCAACACATTTAActgcaacagaaaaaaaaaacaacaaaaatatttattacagttatgaatcgattttcacataACGTAGGAACATTTTTAGGGCATTTATGGTTAGGATGATATGAACTTGAAATCTAATTGAGTCAGGTCATGCGATATATTCAATTCTAAATCCTCCTATGGAACTCGAATAGGTTCTAATCAACTCGATGAATGGTGTTTTAACGAGTATGacaaattaggaaaaaattaccaaaattaggCACCCTCAGTTCGTAACAATTGGGTAAgaatttctatttattttgattgATAGCCTAAGGCGACAAGTAATTCGTCTCACGTGtataaacaataataaaaaaatctaaaatttaccaGGACCATTTTCCAAGTTACTCGAATTCATCGATCGTTCGATTTCTAGTGCAATTTAAACATCGGGCTAAAAGTAACCGGAAATAATTAGCTAAGGTGAAGTGTAGTTGACTTACctttaatgaaaatattcagCAATAAAACACATTTCGCTAAAAGTTTTAAATATATCATTATTCACGCGAGCACAACTTtcatttcgataaaattcaatCAACTTGAGGATCCATTCGAGTGGAAATCTTCATAATGCGATGACAAATTAATAATTGAGCAATTTTCTAAGGTGTCGAACGTGAATTATTACACCTGACCATTGGGGAAATAAGCACAACACCCTATCAAACAATAAACTCTCATTTGAAAGTTTGGGGATTATCGTAAAAGCAGTAAAAGCACAATAAACGAAAGCTTCTattctgattggtcgaatttGTCCTTGGAAAGTTTGTTTGTGTTTTGTATCGagcttttttgtgtttatgGTTTAGTTTATGGTCATATGGCACTAGTAGTGctggtttttggaatttgagctcgtttgtcatttttttgattaattttgagtCTGTTTTCGGTTTTAGAAGCTTTTTCCAAGTAATTAACGTTTGTTCGTTGAATTTCGCTGGATAATTCGAAAGTTGAGAAGCTctttgatgagaaatttcacaGATAAAAACGAAATGCTGTGCCTGTGGAATGAATCTGAATGCTTGTTTCCTCAATACGTCaatcattcgaattttttttttttttaatttaaaagttgTCGACAAGTTATGTTAACTTGAACGTTAtgattatttatttgattaattattaTACAAATCAACTATTTAATAGATTATTTGCATAATAAAACTAATTAAAGCCCTACAACGAcgaaaaaacacaactttttttagttttcattgTCTACATTCCGGCGTACGCCTAGGCAACTTTCTTTTCTTCGCTTATCAAAGttcaaaggtaaaaaaaagtttgtaaacaagaaaaaaattgtaaagccggattttcttagatttttcattttattcgtgtatttttcgctatttttgattaatttttatgacatgtacttacattgaaaaatatatcgaaTACATACACCGCGAGTTCTTGGAATGTTAACCGAATGATGGCcccataattttgaattcacctttCTTTTCTACCTCTGCCTTTTGctcttttgaaattgaaaacaccaGTTCAGGAGGTCCGCAGCATAGGACCGTACCAGGTACACCATCACAATAAACTAGTTTAATTCCTTGTTCAGCTGCACTAGAACTGTTCCTGATACCCCAACAAGTATATGGAGAAACACACATACACCCATTAATCAGCCACAGCCTTGGTCGTGGTGCACCTCTAGTCGAAGGTGGAAGTTCAGTTGAATTTGAAGGTACCAATTTTTCGTTATCTTCAATCACTTTACACCAAAGTAAACCGATTAATGAAATGAagacgaatctaaaaatacagATAGACTTAGCTTACAGAATCACTTTTACattaatatcataaaaattcacattcTAGAATACTTACATTGAACTGAATCTCGCCATGACTTATACTGAACACACTAAAATAATAGTATCAATTTGATGTTTGTTTCAGAACGTTACTCTTCTTCTGACCGAAGTTCTCACACTAAACGTAGTTCTTCCCAAGATACATATTCGAAATGGAATCGAACAAGGTAATTTGCCAAATTATTCGCTAATTGTATTCGAACAAGTTTGCTTAACTACCTAATTTATTGTTTCTAGGAATGGATACTTAACCAAACGGTTAGTACGACAATGGATAGCTTATCAACGGCGCTGAAAAGTAATATTGTTCCAAATAAAGAATACCTGTTGCAAGGCAGTGTTTTGGATGGATCTGTAGAAACATTACTGCACAGATTACGTGGATTATGTGATAATGTCGATACTGGACCGGAATCGTTTTACGATATGGAGATGTGTTTCAGTTTAAGTACGTCTTTTTATAGTATAAATGAATGATTGGTTTTACTCGGATATTATGTATTAATTCTCTTGCGTTTTTGTATACAATGATTATAGGAGGGAACAGTAATCCGATGTTTTTACGTGTAAGACGTGCCATGGAGTATCCCATGTCTCAAGAAATGCCTTACCAGCTGCGATACATCGGAGAACCAGAATTAGGCACCGGTTCGTCCATCGTACCATTcacgaataatatgttttctcgtgtatttttgattaattctaagaatatttatttatacaGGTGATAAAAGTAGACCAACGATAGTTCGAAGTAGTATAGATGTTGCTGTAACTCCATCCATTTTGGAATATCTTACGGAGCTCGGCGCTAGATTAGAATTCGAGTACGCTGCTCGAGGATATATGTTTCGTAAAGGTAGAATGAAGATAAcggtttccaaaatattcaaggtaattactaattagttgAACGAACgttgaattcaatttcatttttcggtaAAACTGTTATATATTTACAATggtgtattgtttttttttttctagatatCCAATCAAGGACAAAATAAACCCCACGAAGAACCGATTACCCCATCGTACCTAGTTGAAATGAGCGTTTTAGCTCCCAGTGGCCAGGATGCGATTGGAGAAGATATGAAAGCTTTTGCTGAACAACTCAAGCCTTTAGTGCTTTTGGATAAAATCGATTACAAACGATTGCCTCAGTCGGTTATGTCTtgaaatgatttgtttttcgAGTCTCCAATTTTGGCgagtaaaatattaatttgatttgatttcttaTGTAGTCTACAGTCCTACTGGCAAAACGTGTTCTGTTGGTtggcattttttcgatttgaaaaaatcagtttggCTTCTCATAAATGAAAGTCTGAAATGCacgaaaaatgtgttttggGTTCTCGTAGTTGTAAACTTGCAACAACGTAGCagaatgaatcaaaatttcgtGAAACATTTAAATATTTGGATGAAAATgggtttttggacgttttttaaaaagaattttgatcCCAGTTTTGGGCCATGATcttagtgatttttgaaaagtgccaTGTGACTTATAAAAATGGATCAACATTTTGCGAAGaatccaaatatttcaacattgatgttttttgagcatttttaagaaattttgttaatcgcgagtttttgagatttttgaaaaaaattccatgcaACAGGCCAAAACCAAAACAGAAATTggatcacgatttttggaatttgtattgaaaaaatgtcatgtctcgtatcaaaatgtgttgaaactttgctaaaaattcaaatatttcgacgaaagtgttttctgaaaatttttgaaaaattttgaggacaAACTTTGATTAGGTACGATTCTTTGAATTTGTTGAGTTACAAAAATTCTTATCAAATTCGATTTCGTTTTAGAGCACTTTTGCCAGTGTGACTGAACTTCCAGTTGTTGGCTgtatgtatgtctatgtatcatagataattctatttttatgtatttatcaaaaaaatggttttgtaaattttcttatttatttgttttttttttttgtttttttccttatgattcattaaaattttcgttaaattGAAAAGGAACTACGTAATAATATaagaaacaaaacaataaaaaacaccatacttctggagattttttgaaaaaattttctttgcacGAATACACTACGCTCAAATTTTATTACTAAAATGAAACACTAAAGTGCATTAACAATCttgaaaataactaaaaaaaaattgagctttttgccTAAACGAAAAGCTAATTCAGCGTTCGAGGAATCTATTATTAGCATTGTTACTAATTAAGGGTCTCTGATCACGTAAAGCTCGTTAATTTTACTCCATGTTGAACTTTTACacctgaaagttcaatttttctgtaaaaaatctCCATTATCTaagaaactttgagctttttggcagaactAACACCGGAAATGGATTCTGCGTGTTGAAAAACCTCTTAAACGAAAGTTCGTACAATCTAAAAAGCTTCCTAAAGCTaacaaaataaattcgaaagttcaagtattaggagtatagaacctcctaatatcctatattctcctagtgaaataggtacaatttttgcatcaaaaatcAGCCAAATGAGTCAGTTTGGCGTGTAGTTTGGGTTGCATACCTTAAATTTTAAGAGGCAATtattaacttttgaaaattgagctttttagctTAATTAAAAGCTAATAGGGTGTACGAAgggtcgattattactaattgagggtcgctgatcacgtcaagtgCATTTATTTCACGCGACGTTGCACTTTTACacctgaaagctcaacttttttgtaaaaagcttCATTATCTaagaaactttgagctttttcgcAAAACCAACTTCAGAAATGGATTCCCCGTGTTAGAAACCCCCCGCACCTCAGTTCGTACATCGTAAAACGCTCCCTAAAGCTCACAAAATGAgtccgaaatttcaaaatttatgatgcAGCGCTTCAGGCGGTGAAAACGAGAAGTTCTTTTGTAATCCCAGAGGCCAGAAAAAGGTAGttcttatttctttttccaTATGTAAATCAGGATAACAAAAGAGGTTCCATTTTCTGCCGCCCGAAGCGCTgcatcttttttccaaaatttgttctctTTTTAAAGCAGTTGGTTTACTTTTTACATTACAGATGGCGCCACagtcaagattcaaaaattgagcttttttgcttTAATTAAAAGCTAATAGGTCGTACGAAgggtcgattattactaattagGCATCGCTGATTACGAAAATCTCATTTATTTCATTCGAGATTGCACTTCAACAcccgaaagctcaacttttttgtaaaaagcttCATCATAAAGAgtgtaaaactttgaaaatgagcttttttgtCGTGTGAGGGGTCCAACCGTCCAAGTACATGTTTTTGAACCCACTGAGTACGAATTTGATATTATTATGGCCCCATACCCTAAGGGTCTTTCAGTGGAGAGGGgccaaattctgaaaattagtaTAAGGGTCACGCGAGGCATTGAAATATGGGTTTTTGAACCTCCTGAGTATgaatttgatataattttagTCTTAGACCCTGAGGGGCGTTTGAGggagagggtccaaattttgaaatgaacataTGGGTCGTACGAGGTATTGGAATATGGGTTTTTGAACCTCCTGAGTACGAATCTGATATCATTTTGGCCTTAGACAGACCCTGAGGGGCGTTTGAGggggagggtccaaattttgaaatagaactTCCAATATCGTGTGAGGTATCGACTACCGACATGAATGTTTTTGAGCCTACTGAAAAcgaatttcgatattttttggtTCCAGACCCAAAGGGCCTCTTGCAGAGGAGCCGAGGGTCCCAATTATGGAAATGTGCTTCAAAGTCGTATGAGGTATCGAAATAGATGTTATTGGATCTCCTAAATacgaatttgataaaattttagttcCCAGCCCAAAGAGTCTCTTGAAAagggagggtccaaattttgaaaatctgcttcGAAGTAGTGTGAGGTATCAAAATTACACTTATACCcctaaaagttcaacttttccgcaaaaacaaaaaaattaccattaaaaaaattaagtcaaaaaTCTCGCAGCACAATTTTATTTCGCGTATTTACAAATAAATAGTacatttgaattaaaaattgatgactaAAATGTGATTCTGATACACATGTAAGTAAACACAATGTACCATCGAGgtcaggaaaaaaatgtttttaaaatatctacACACACTCACACAAAACAGAGTAACAATTACTCAAATGGAATtgacaaaaaacattaaaaactatttaaaaaagaacgaaaaaaatcatcacgaaATGAAACAAGCAATAAAATTACACGgactaaaaaatacaaaatacgtttcgcaaaaaaaaaaaaaaacaacacaaacgACTctaaaaaggaagaaaaataacCCTAAAACTAATTTGATTATTTCCacattaaaactaaaaaaaaaaaaaaaaatgattactacgatattttttcagagaGGTGATGTGAATGAGTAATATTCACGTGCATAATATTAAGATGACGTGTGTGATCACTTCCTACATACTAAACAGTCTTCCATGATTCggcatttttcgattatgtaAAGCAAGGAAGAAAAGAAATACACACAAAAGGGAacataattataaaatatcGCAAGTAttctcaatgaaattttttctcttggTAACTAAGTACTCATGAGGTTACTTAATttctaatacaaaaaaatcttatcatATATGGCAAcctttcgataaaaaaaaaaatatacaaggCGACTGGCGTAGGACACACGTGGAACTTAATCTAATACTTTACatcacaaattttaaattaaattctgtAAAAGGGCAAAATTCTGAGGACATTTCTACACACAAATCGAcaatggtaggtattttttcgtaaaaaataaatataaatttattcatttaaaaaaaactaggaAGTTGAGGACAAATaaacgagtaaaattttctcttctttttatcATACGAGCAATGGCAAGAGACTAAATCACAAATGCCTCTTCAAATTGGCAACGCTGTACTAAAAATACGTATTTATACgaacaaaataatatttataataCATTACGAGAGAGAAAATTCTTATCGTAAAATAGAGAGAATCGTCGCGATTACGAATTCCTAGAAGACTACTtaagtaaaaaaacattaa encodes:
- the LOC135837457 gene encoding uncharacterized protein LOC135837457, which encodes MIYLKLLAKCVLLLNIFIKVKCVEKREPPSKTEVIANFKTNLTLPCESAAREEGDIVRWVRKGKNSWSVLDNGDLFLVNLEKNDSGEYMCLEQDNDEILSTYVVHVKTPPAALENVTVIPRTVLAVLRWHVRDDGGYSIKNITIRYKLADSDDEWHINPHYISSTATQTDIYKLNPNSTYMFQIWASNELGAGEITTVLAKTRHDIQEIELARHLLDGAETFDTRAWLAAVAIVMTTLLILTIGTCCVLYRDSHAAFYHNEEYDPERIELMPNVITNPGYYEEFVPAKYCNESPDDEDEFTSYFASRTGARAVRV
- the MED18 gene encoding mediator of RNA polymerase II transcription subunit 18 — protein: MESNKEWILNQTVSTTMDSLSTALKSNIVPNKEYLLQGSVLDGSVETLLHRLRGLCDNVDTGPESFYDMEMCFSLRGNSNPMFLRVRRAMEYPMSQEMPYQLRYIGEPELGTGDKSRPTIVRSSIDVAVTPSILEYLTELGARLEFEYAARGYMFRKGRMKITVSKIFKISNQGQNKPHEEPITPSYLVEMSVLAPSGQDAIGEDMKAFAEQLKPLVLLDKIDYKRLPQSVMS